In the Ictidomys tridecemlineatus isolate mIctTri1 chromosome 10, mIctTri1.hap1, whole genome shotgun sequence genome, CTTGAGCTACTAGTATTGTGTAGACACCTTTGAGAAAGGTGTGTtgttatattttctcctttttccatcattttttcaTAGTCCCTGGCCTTCAGAATGAGCAGAAACGATTTCAACTAGAAGAACTAAGAAAGTTTGGGGCCCAGTTTAAGGTACGTGAAATGCGGAAATGGATTGGATGTCAGCAGGGGGTATGGAGGATTTATAGAAGAGACAAAAGGGCCAGCTGAGTAGAAGAGATGAACTGAAGCTGACAAGAGGAGTCTGGCCTGGGATCTGGATCATGATAcatatctttctttttccagCTTCAGCCCAGTAGTTCCCCTGAGACCAGCCTGGATCCTTTTCCTCCTCGGATTTTAAAGGAGGAGGttaaagggaaggagaaggaggttgATGGTCTATTGACTTCAGAACCTATGGGGTCCCCAGTCTCATCTAAGACAGAATCCGTATCGGATAAGGAAGACAAACCCCCCCTGGCACCAGCAGGAAGCACTGAGGGGCCAGAGCAGCCCCCACCACCTTGCCCAAATCAAACTGGCAGCCCCCCGGTGGGGCTCATCAAGGGAGATGACAAGGATGAGGGCCCTGTTGCTGAGTAAGTGAGGTGTGGGGAGCTGGGTGAATGTCGGGTGGTGAGGGGAAACCATGAGGACTTAGCTTTATTTTATCTCACAGACAAGTAAAGAAGTCAACGTTGAACCCCAATGCCAAGGAGTTTAATCCCACAAAGCCTCTGCTGTCTGTGGTGAGATGGGCATGAAGAATGGGGACTTGGGTTTCCATGAGGGAATTTTGGGAGCAGGCACTACACAGTGGAGGGGAGCACTTCATTGCCAGAACCACTGGGCTGTCCAGCAGTGCAAAGGAGATAATACAGAAGTGTAGAGCAGCAGCAGTTATGCTGGTTTGAGAAGAAAGGAGTCTCCAGGGTTGGGTGAATCTGATAGGCTTTAGTTTCTCCAAGAAGTTCTTAGCATTTGGAGTATTTGGGCGAGACTGTTCGGAGCTTGGGCTTCATTTAGACTGACTTGGCTTGAACCTGTATGCTTACATAATCTGTTTTCCCACATGTAATTTGACGAGTTTGATGGGAAGTGTAGAATATGCAGAATGTGTTTGGCACACGACATTGTGAATGGCTGTTACGGCCAGCGTAGGAGTGgggatatagaaataaaatgttgtcCTCCCATGTCTCTTACAGAACAAATCCACCAGTACCCCAACTTCTCCAGGGCCCCGAACTCATTCAACTCCCTCCATCCCGGTGCTGACAGCAGGCCAGAGTGGGCTCTACAGCCCCCAGTACATCTCCTACATACCTCAGATCCATATGGGACCAGCTGTACAGGTAGGAGAGAAGAGCCTTGGGGCCTAGGGTAAGAGAAGTAGAGTTTTGTGGGCAAACCAGTGGACCAGGTCAGGCCAGTCCTGAATGTCAATAAACAAACCAAGCTTCATGTGTCCTTGTCCTAGGCACCTCAGATGTATCCGTATCCTGTATCCAATTCGGTGCCTGGGCAGCAGGGCAAGTACCGAGGAGCAAAAGGTGAGCAGGGTGAGGAGGGGCAGTTGGTGGGGCTGCCTGGTACCTCCTGGCAGATGGAGCTTGAGCTCTGCGCTCTTTTCCCCCCACCCTCAGGCTCCCTCCCGCCCCAGCGCTCAGACCAACAccagccagcctcagcccctccgATGATgcaggctgctgcagctgctggccCACCTTTGGTGGCTGCCACACCTTATTCTTCCTACATCCCCTACAACCCGCAGCAGTTCCCAGGCCAGCCTGCCATGATGCAGCCTATGGCCCACTACCCCTCACAGGTGATCATGGCACAGGAGGGAAGGGGGGTGGTACAGAGCCCTTGCAAGGGATCCCACCTTCTCTGTCTCCACCACTTAGGTGCTGGGTGAGGGAGATAGTTGCATGATTGACAGTGTCAGACTTGTGCTGAAATCCAGGCTCTAACAGGGCTTAATGCCTATAACAGTCATTGAACACCTACTTCTGAGTTTATTCTTCTGAAGTGTAAATGAATTAGCATCTGCTTGACAGGATTACTGTAAACCTTGAATAAATAAGGTATCTGCTAAGGCCCAAGCAGTGCTATGCACACATTGACCAACTTCCCTAGCTGGCTGAACTAAATTCTTTCTGTCCCATTAGCCGGTGTTTGCCCCCATGCTTCAAAGCAGCCCACGCATGCTGACGTCGGGTAGCCATCCCCAGGCCATTGTGTCATCCTCCACTCCTCAGTACCCTTCTGCAGAGCAGCCCACCCCCCAAGCCCTCTATGGTGAGTTCTGTGCTTTTTCTGTCTGCTCTGGGCTGTACCTAGTGGCTTCTGGCGTGCTCAGCATTggttctctccttcttcctctgcaGCCACTGTTCACCAGTCCTATCCACACCATGCCACGCCACTCCATGCCCACCAGCCACAGCCGGCCACCACACCTACTGGGAGCCAGCCGCAGTCACAGCATGCGGCCCCCAGTCCCGTCCAGGTGCCTGCTCTTGGGAATCTGAATGGTTGGGGCTGGAAAGGTGGCTAAAAGAATGGAGAGCCTGGCATTATTTCCCATTTGGAGATTGGGTCAGAAGTGATTGGCCTGCTACCAGAGGAGTACATGGCACTCATATTTCCCTTCACCTCTCCAACAGCACCAGGCGGGGCAGGCCCCACACCTGGGCAGTGGACAGCCACAGCAGAATCTGTACCACCCAGGGGCCCTGACAGGCACGCCGCCCTCTCTGCCACCGGGACCTTCTGCCCAGTCCCCTCAGAGCAGCTTCCCCCAGCCAGCCGCTGTGTATGCCATCCATCCCCACCAGCAGCTGCCCCACGGCTTCACCAATATGGCCCATGTTACCCAGGTAAGCACCCAAGGGACTGATCTGGCTGGGTCTCTGTGCCAATGGAAATGAGCCTTGACATTGACCATTTCCGGAGACACTATACCTCTTTTGCAGGAGTATCCCCAATGCTAGGATTCTCGGGTTCCATCTCAGACTTCTGTGGTTCTCCTAGCTGCTTTTTCTCCTTGACAGGCCCATGTCCAAACTGGAATCACAGCAGCCCCGCCCCCTCACCCTGGGGCTCCCCACCCGCCCCAGGTGATGCTGCTGCACCCACCCCAGAGCCATGGGGGGCCCCCCCAAGGCGCGGTGCCCCAGAGTGGGGTGCCTGCACTCTCAGCTTCCACACCCTCACCCTACCCCTACATCGGACACCCCCAAGGTGAGCAGCCTGGCCAGGCGCCTGGATTTCCAGGAGGAGCCGATGACAGGATTCGTGAGTTCTCGTTAGCTGGGGGAATTTGGCATGGAAGAGCTGAGGGGCTGCAGGTGGGGCAGGATGCACGGGTTCTGGGTGGGGAGTGAGGGGTCTTGGAGGCAGGGCTGTCCCACAGGGCGCCCGCCGACCTGCACCTGTCTGTGAAGTATGTAGGGTGGGCAGAAGCCACAGTCGCCGCCGCCAGGGGCTTGCTCCTGGCTCTGTCCTTTGCTTCCCTCCGTCCTCGCTCAGTTGTGATCCAGCAGCCCCCCTCCCCACTGCCTCCCCAGCTCTCAGTGACCCCGACTGTCTCCTGACTTAGCCGAGGTAAGGTCAGCGCAGCAGACAGGGCCAGACTGGGGTGTGGGGGGCTGAGCTGGGCACATGAGTAAGGGCTCTGGCTTACTGGGAAACAGCGATTGACCTGTGCTTCTGACAGCCCCATGAGACACCTTGAGGAGGCCGCTCCTACCCACACACCCCCACAGCCCCTGGACGCATTGATGAAGGGACAGCTGCTTGGGTTCTAATGCTCCtgctctcttctctttcccctccaaCCAGTTCAATCTCATCCCTCCCAGCAGCTCCCCTTCCACCCCCCGGGGAACTGAAGATTGTCCTGGCCGCGACCTGAGACCTCCATGAGTGGAGGGAAGAGTGATCTATGTCTCTTCCCCCAGCAGCTCGGACCAGTCCCAGCCCCCCAACCCCCCCCTTTCCCCTGGGGGAGCTGGGGAATTCCTGCCAAGCACCTTGAATGGGAGGGGCCTCAAAGTGGGCAGGGCCAGGGTCCTGCAGGGGTGGGGGGTTCCTGCTCTGCCCCTGCCTGTTCCCACCCAATCTTGCCCTCCCATCCTCTCATCTATTCCTCCCTCCCCCCGCTGGAGACGGAagatcttttattttctattatttataaccTCAGACTTGGGCCCCCTGTTCTTTCTTCCCCATTAACTTGAGTGACCTGCGTGAGAGACAGACAGATGCCCCACAAGGATGGTTGGACAAggacttttactttttattacataaaaatattaaaaaataaataaaaaaaataaaattttaaactaactTAACTTATAGTTTGCTCTTTAGAGATGAGAGGTTGGTTATAGTTGTTCAGTCTTAGGTGATATTAGGATTACATTCATCATGTCACCTGTTCTTTAGACTAAAGTAGCAGTTTCTCTGAACCTAGGATAAGGAAACACCTCGAGTTGTGTGCTGTTCATTTGAAAAGTGGGTTATAGTCTTAATGTGGAGTTGTGATTATTGATGGAGTTTTTGTGTTACTGGATGTTGAAAAGTACAAGTATCAGGagagtaggtttttttttttttttttttttggtagtggagCAGAACTTAaggcctcacatgctaggcagatgTTATACTACTGAACTACTTACTGCTCTAGCTAAAAAGGATATTGCTAAGTTGTCAAAACtggcctcctgaggtgctgggattatactCTTGTACCACTCCACCCAGTTGTCTCTTTAAATAATCAGCCTTATTGGTTGGAGCACAGCTTAGAGGTCTCGGGTGTGGGTAAAAACCTAGAGTTAAAGCTGCTAGAAGGGGGAGAGAAGTGGATTGGGGAACCAGTTTAGGGAGAGAGTAGGGGTTAGGACAAGAAGCATGGGCTTCAGATGAGGTGTTTTTTTCAAGGTGGCAGTTTGGAATTCTTTGTGATCTGACTTTGGTGATTTTGTCCGTAAAATGAGATTATTCCTTCCTTCCAGGATTGTGAAGATGGGACCAGTGCTCGGTGTCAGGCAGGGTTAAccacttaaaacaaaaatttgaaggTGCATGAGGAGGGGAGGggctttaaataaaaactttaagtggggaaaaaaaaaatgtgagccaTTGGCCAGGGTTGGAATTCTAAGCAAAGAGCCCTCCAGATGGGAATAAACCCATGTGgttgtacacacctgtaatctcagcaatgcAGGAGATTATGGCAGGAGCATCAagttttgaggccagtctgggctatgaatgtagctcagtggtagcgtgtgCACCAGGGTTCAACCCCAAGTATAAAAGGGGCAGGGGTCAGCAATAGAAACAGATGTAAAGCCTGCATGCATTTGGGCTCAGGATGTATGTATAGTTATTGTGGAAGGTATTTGTGGATATTATGGAATAGTTTTTGATGCTTTGTGGGAAGGTCATAAATTGATTTATCATCTTTAGGCAGAAATCTCAAAAGTTGGAGCTTTAGCTTTCATGGAGTTAGCAGTTCCCATGAAAACTCTCAGCCTTGCTTGAACAGGAGGGTGCTGAAACAAACCTGCCTTGTCTTAGGATGGATTTTCCTTGCATTCATCctctttcccattttttcttagtttgctTCTGCTTTGGATCATAGATCAGGTTTTGAGTCTGCTGTTGAATGGGCAGGTATCATGAGATGTTCAGGCATCAGGATGCAAGCTTGACAGGCCTGCCCATTTATAAAaatccccacttttttttttattgggatCAGCTTCTGTGGCAGTCATACCATGTTACATGGTTTTTTTAAAGATCTCAGCATTTCATTCCTTATATATTTGACACATTCCCTTTTCCTTAATTTCAAATCTGACTGAACATGTGGCTGGATgctgccaggcaagcactctactattgagcttgctacactcccagccctaacTGCATTCTTAAATGTTCTCATTCCTGTACTTGAAACCGGTAATGACCACTCAAGTACTCTTCAGGAATGATTACTTGGCTTTCTGAGATATGTACTTAGTACTTCTTACACTGGCTGCTAGGTCCAGAGATGAAAAAAGTATAGTCCCCACTAACATAGTACTTAAATGGGTGGTCAAGAAAGATGAGTGCTTAGTGACAGCTGACTCCATGGTGTCTCCAAGTGACAGGCAAATCTTTTAGGATTCATAAGCTCACCAATAGTAGATTCTGCTTCTCAAACTCAAAATGGCTTTGAAGAGCTTTTAGTTTATATAGCCCCCATAGAAATGGACTGAACTAAACTCTTCATCCATCTTGGGCTTCATTTACTTTATGTAATCTCTTGTCACTTCAATTTATGCAAAGGACATAAGACACAAAGGCTAGCTTACTATTCACAAATTTTATTGCCCTATCTTTGCCTGGCAGGCCACCCCATGTAACCAGGGGAAGTGTCCATCTAGCTGCATTGGGCTAGATTGCAGCTCTAAAATTAAGAGAACCTGAGCAGAAGTCCACACTCAACTCCATTTGATGTTCTTGTCCTCTTCGGTCATTGCTGGTATGTCTGTGACAAGGCCTGTGCCAATGGTCCGATTGCCATCTCTCAGGGTGAAACGCTGGCCTTTCTCTAAGATCATTGGCTGCCGCAAGATTAGGCTGAGCTTCAAGTCCTCCCCAGGCATGGCAAGCTCCTGGAAGAGGTGGAGAGATGGTCCAAACAGACTTAGCAGTCTAACTGCTGGCTGCTGTGGAGTTAAGTCATGGGAAAATGCAGCAGGGTGATGAATTTGTCTGGGCACAGCTTCATGTATTCTGACCATCAGACCACAGACATCAAGAAACCCTGTGCTTCTAGGGTAGGGTACTCCCCCCACCACAttttggtactggatattgaacagaggtgcttaatcactgaaccacatgaGAT is a window encoding:
- the Atxn2l gene encoding ataxin-2-like protein isoform X3, translated to MLKPQPPQQTSQPQQPPPTQQAVARRPPGGTSPPNGGLPGPLASAAAPPGTPAAASPCLGPAAAAGSGLRRGAESILAPQPPPPQHQERPGAAAIGSARGQSTGKGPPQSPVFEGVYNNSRMLHFLTAVVGSTCDVKVKNGTTYEGIFKTLSSKFELAVDAVHRKASEPAGGPRREDIVDTMVFKPSDVMLVHFRNVDFNYATKDKFTDSAIAMNSKVNGEHKEKVLQRWEGGDSNSDDYDLESDMSNGWDPNEMFKFNEENYGVKTTYDSSLSSYTVPLEKDNSEEFRQRELRAAQLAREIESSPQYRLRIAMENDDGRTEEEKHSAVQRQGSGRESPSLASREGKYIPLPQRVREGPRGGVRCSSSRGGRPGPSSLPPRGPHHLDNSSPGPGSEARGINGGPSRMSPKAQRPLRGAKTLSSPNSRPSGESSVPPPPAALPFLPVGRMYPPRSPKSAAPAPISASCPEPPIGSAVATSSAPIPVTSSVVDPGVGSISPASPKISLAPTDVKDLPTKEPGRTLESQELPRIAGKVPGLQNEQKRFQLEELRKFGAQFKLQPSSSPETSLDPFPPRILKEEVKGKEKEVDGLLTSEPMGSPVSSKTESVSDKEDKPPLAPAGSTEGPEQPPPPCPNQTGSPPVGLIKGDDKDEGPVAEQVKKSTLNPNAKEFNPTKPLLSVNKSTSTPTSPGPRTHSTPSIPVLTAGQSGLYSPQYISYIPQIHMGPAVQAPQMYPYPVSNSVPGQQGKYRGAKGSLPPQRSDQHQPASAPPMMQAAAAAGPPLVAATPYSSYIPYNPQQFPGQPAMMQPMAHYPSQPVFAPMLQSSPRMLTSGSHPQAIVSSSTPQYPSAEQPTPQALYATVHQSYPHHATPLHAHQPQPATTPTGSQPQSQHAAPSPVQHQAGQAPHLGSGQPQQNLYHPGALTGTPPSLPPGPSAQSPQSSFPQPAAVYAIHPHQQLPHGFTNMAHVTQAHVQTGITAAPPPHPGAPHPPQVMLLHPPQSHGGPPQGAVPQSGVPALSASTPSPYPYIGHPQVCRVGRSHSRRRQGLAPGSVLCFPPSSLSCDPAAPLPTASPALSDPDCLLT
- the Atxn2l gene encoding ataxin-2-like protein isoform X19 — protein: MLKPQPPQQTSQPQQPPPTQQAVARRPPGGTSPPNGGLPGPLASAAAPPGTPAAASPCLGPAAAAGSGLRRGAESILAPQPPPPQHQERPGAAAIGSARGQSTGKGPPQSPVFEGVYNNSRMLHFLTAVVGSTCDVKVKNGTTYEGIFKTLSSKFELAVDAVHRKASEPAGGPRREDIVDTMVFKPSDVMLVHFRNVDFNYATKDKFTDSAIAMNSKVNGEHKEKKRTTPKSSVSGSCVQPSWLGRLSQARSTAYGSPWRMTTGALRRRSTVQFSGRGQGERAPAWHPGRASISLCLNEFEKVPGEEFGAAVLGVAGLALALCHLVALIILTIAALAQVLRHVVSMEAQRPLRGAKTLSSPNSRPSGESSVPPPPAVGRMYPPRSPKSAAPAPISASCPEPPIGSAVATSSAPIPVTSSVVDPGVGSISPASPKISLAPTDVKDLPTKEPGRTLESQELPRIAGKVPGLQNEQKRFQLEELRKFGAQFKLQPSSSPETSLDPFPPRILKEEVKGKEKEVDGLLTSEPMGSPVSSKTESVSDKEDKPPLAPAGSTEGPEQPPPPCPNQTGSPPVGLIKGDDKDEGPVAEQVKKSTLNPNAKEFNPTKPLLSVNKSTSTPTSPGPRTHSTPSIPVLTAGQSGLYSPQYISYIPQIHMGPAVQAPQMYPYPVSNSVPGQQGKYRGAKGSLPPQRSDQHQPASAPPMMQAAAAAGPPLVAATPYSSYIPYNPQQFPGQPAMMQPMAHYPSQPVFAPMLQSSPRMLTSGSHPQAIVSSSTPQYPSAEQPTPQALYATVHQSYPHHATPLHAHQPQPATTPTGSQPQSQHAAPSPVQHQAGQAPHLGSGQPQQNLYHPGALTGTPPSLPPGPSAQSPQSSFPQPAAVYAIHPHQQLPHGFTNMAHVTQAHVQTGITAAPPPHPGAPHPPQVMLLHPPQSHGGPPQGAVPQSGVPALSASTPSPYPYIGHPQGEQPGQAPGFPGGADDRIREFSLAGGIWHGRAEGLQVGQDARVLGGE
- the Atxn2l gene encoding ataxin-2-like protein isoform X9 — protein: MLKPQPPQQTSQPQQPPPTQQAVARRPPGGTSPPNGGLPGPLASAAAPPGTPAAASPCLGPAAAAGSGLRRGAESILAPQPPPPQHQERPGAAAIGSARGQSTGKGPPQSPVFEGVYNNSRMLHFLTAVVGSTCDVKVKNGTTYEGIFKTLSSKFELAVDAVHRKASEPAGGPRREDIVDTMVFKPSDVMLVHFRNVDFNYATKDKFTDSAIAMNSKVNGEHKEKVLQRWEGGDSNSDDYDLESDMSNGWDPNEMFKFNEENYGVKTTYDSSLSSYTVPLEKDNSEEFRQRELRAAQLAREIESSPQYRLRIAMENDDGRTEEEKHSAVQRQGSGRESPSLASREGKYIPLPQRVREGPRGGVRCSSSRGGRPGPSSLPPRGPHHLDNSSPGPGSEARGINGGPSRMSPKAQRPLRGAKTLSSPNSRPSGESSVPPPPAALPFLPVGRMYPPRSPKSAAPAPISASCPEPPIGSAVATSSAPIPVTSSVVDPGVGSISPASPKISLAPTDVKDLPTKEPGRTLESQELPRIAGKVPGLQNEQKRFQLEELRKFGAQFKLQPSSSPETSLDPFPPRILKEEVKGKEKEVDGLLTSEPMGSPVSSKTESVSDKEDKPPLAPAGSTEGPEQPPPPCPNQTGSPPVGLIKGDDKDEGPVAEQVKKSTLNPNAKEFNPTKPLLSVNKSTSTPTSPGPRTHSTPSIPVLTAGQSGLYSPQYISYIPQIHMGPAVQAPQMYPYPVSNSVPGQQGKYRGAKGSLPPQRSDQHQPASAPPMMQAAAAAGPPLVAATPYSSYIPYNPQQFPGQPAMMQPMAHYPSQPVFAPMLQSSPRMLTSGSHPQAIVSSSTPQYPSAEQPTPQALYATVHQSYPHHATPLHAHQPQPATTPTGSQPQSQHAAPSPVQHQAGQAPHLGSGQPQQNLYHPGALTGTPPSLPPGPSAQSPQSSFPQPAAVYAIHPHQQLPHGFTNMAHVTQAHVQTGITAAPPPHPGAPHPPQVMLLHPPQSHGGPPQGAVPQSGVPALSASTPSPYPYIGHPQGEQPGQAPGFPGGADDRIPPLPPPGELKIVLAAT
- the Atxn2l gene encoding ataxin-2-like protein isoform X8, which produces MLKPQPPQQTSQPQQPPPTQQAVARRPPGGTSPPNGGLPGPLASAAAPPGTPAAASPCLGPAAAAGSGLRRGAESILAPQPPPPQHQERPGAAAIGSARGQSTGKGPPQSPVFEGVYNNSRMLHFLTAVVGSTCDVKVKNGTTYEGIFKTLSSKFELAVDAVHRKASEPAGGPRREDIVDTMVFKPSDVMLVHFRNVDFNYATKDKFTDSAIAMNSKVNGEHKEKVLQRWEGGDSNSDDYDLESDMSNGWDPNEMFKFNEENYGVKTTYDSSLSSYTVPLEKDNSEEFRQRELRAAQLAREIESSPQYRLRIAMENDDGRTEEEKHSAVQRQGSGRESPSLASREGKYIPLPQRVREGPRGGVRCSSSRGGRPGPSSLPPRGPHHLDNSSPGPGSEARGINGGPSRMSPKAQRPLRGAKTLSSPNSRPSGESSVPPPPAALPFLPVGRMYPPRSPKSAAPAPISASCPEPPIGSAVATSSAPIPVTSSVVDPGVGSISPASPKISLAPTDVKDLPTKEPGRTLESQELPRIAGKVPGLQNEQKRFQLEELRKFGAQFKLQPSSSPETSLDPFPPRILKEEVKGKEKEVDGLLTSEPMGSPVSSKTESVSDKEDKPPLAPAGSTEGPEQPPPPCPNQTGSPPVGLIKGDDKDEGPVAEQVKKSTLNPNAKEFNPTKPLLSVNKSTSTPTSPGPRTHSTPSIPVLTAGQSGLYSPQYISYIPQIHMGPAVQAPQMYPYPVSNSVPGQQGKYRGAKGSLPPQRSDQHQPASAPPMMQAAAAAGPPLVAATPYSSYIPYNPQQFPGQPAMMQPMAHYPSQPVFAPMLQSSPRMLTSGSHPQAIVSSSTPQYPSAEQPTPQALYATVHQSYPHHATPLHAHQPQPATTPTGSQPQSQHAAPSPVQHQAGQAPHLGSGQPQQNLYHPGALTGTPPSLPPGPSAQSPQSSFPQPAAVYAIHPHQQLPHGFTNMAHVTQAHVQTGITAAPPPHPGAPHPPQVMLLHPPQSHGGPPQGAVPQSGVPALSASTPSPYPYIGHPQGEQPGQAPGFPGGADDRILQSHPSQQLPFHPPGN
- the Atxn2l gene encoding ataxin-2-like protein isoform X4; this encodes MLKPQPPQQTSQPQQPPPTQQAVARRPPGGTSPPNGGLPGPLASAAAPPGTPAAASPCLGPAAAAGSGLRRGAESILAPQPPPPQHQERPGAAAIGSARGQSTGKGPPQSPVFEGVYNNSRMLHFLTAVVGSTCDVKVKNGTTYEGIFKTLSSKFELAVDAVHRKASEPAGGPRREDIVDTMVFKPSDVMLVHFRNVDFNYATKDKFTDSAIAMNSKVNGEHKEKVLQRWEGGDSNSDDYDLESDMSNGWDPNEMFKFNEENYGVKTTYDSSLSSYTVPLEKDNSEEFRQRELRAAQLAREIESSPQYRLRIAMENDDGRTEEEKHSAVQRQGSGRESPSLASREGKYIPLPQRVREGPRGGVRCSSSRGGRPGPSSLPPRGPHHLDNSSPGPGSEARGINGGPSRMSPKAQRPLRGAKTLSSPNSRPSGESSVPPPPAALPFLPVGRMYPPRSPKSAAPAPISASCPEPPIGSAVATSSAPIPVTSSVVDPGVGSISPASPKISLAPTDVKDLPTKEPGRTLESQELPRIAGKVPGLQNEQKRFQLEELRKFGAQFKLQPSSSPETSLDPFPPRILKEEVKGKEKEVDGLLTSEPMGSPVSSKTESVSDKEDKPPLAPAGSTEGPEQPPPPCPNQTGSPPVGLIKGDDKDEGPVAEQVKKSTLNPNAKEFNPTKPLLSVNKSTSTPTSPGPRTHSTPSIPVLTAGQSGLYSPQYISYIPQIHMGPAVQAPQMYPYPVSNSVPGQQGKYRGAKGSLPPQRSDQHQPASAPPMMQAAAAAGPPLVAATPYSSYIPYNPQQFPGQPAMMQPMAHYPSQPVFAPMLQSSPRMLTSGSHPQAIVSSSTPQYPSAEQPTPQALYATVHQSYPHHATPLHAHQPQPATTPTGSQPQSQHAAPSPVQHQAGQAPHLGSGQPQQNLYHPGALTGTPPSLPPGPSAQSPQSSFPQPAAVYAIHPHQQLPHGFTNMAHVTQAHVQTGITAAPPPHPGAPHPPQVMLLHPPQSHGGPPQGAVPQSGVPALSASTPSPYPYIGHPQGEQPGQAPGFPGGADDRIREFSLAGGIWHGRAEGLQVGQDARVLGGE
- the Atxn2l gene encoding ataxin-2-like protein isoform X6, coding for MLKPQPPQQTSQPQQPPPTQQAVARRPPGGTSPPNGGLPGPLASAAAPPGTPAAASPCLGPAAAAGSGLRRGAESILAPQPPPPQHQERPGAAAIGSARGQSTGKGPPQSPVFEGVYNNSRMLHFLTAVVGSTCDVKVKNGTTYEGIFKTLSSKFELAVDAVHRKASEPAGGPRREDIVDTMVFKPSDVMLVHFRNVDFNYATKDKFTDSAIAMNSKVNGEHKEKVLQRWEGGDSNSDDYDLESDMSNGWDPNEMFKFNEENYGVKTTYDSSLSSYTVPLEKDNSEEFRQRELRAAQLAREIESSPQYRLRIAMENDDGRTEEEKHSAVQRQGSGRESPSLASREGKYIPLPQRVREGPRGGVRCSSSRGGRPGPSSLPPRGPHHLDNSSPGPGSEARGINGGPSRMSPKAQRPLRGAKTLSSPNSRPSGESSVPPPPAVGRMYPPRSPKSAAPAPISASCPEPPIGSAVATSSAPIPVTSSVVDPGVGSISPASPKISLAPTDVKDLPTKEPGRTLESQELPRIAGKVPGLQNEQKRFQLEELRKFGAQFKLQPSSSPETSLDPFPPRILKEEVKGKEKEVDGLLTSEPMGSPVSSKTESVSDKEDKPPLAPAGSTEGPEQPPPPCPNQTGSPPVGLIKGDDKDEGPVAEQVKKSTLNPNAKEFNPTKPLLSVNKSTSTPTSPGPRTHSTPSIPVLTAGQSGLYSPQYISYIPQIHMGPAVQAPQMYPYPVSNSVPGQQGKYRGAKGSLPPQRSDQHQPASAPPMMQAAAAAGPPLVAATPYSSYIPYNPQQFPGQPAMMQPMAHYPSQPVFAPMLQSSPRMLTSGSHPQAIVSSSTPQYPSAEQPTPQALYATVHQSYPHHATPLHAHQPQPATTPTGSQPQSQHAAPSPVQHQAGQAPHLGSGQPQQNLYHPGALTGTPPSLPPGPSAQSPQSSFPQPAAVYAIHPHQQLPHGFTNMAHVTQAHVQTGITAAPPPHPGAPHPPQVMLLHPPQSHGGPPQGAVPQSGVPALSASTPSPYPYIGHPQGEQPGQAPGFPGGADDRIREFSLAGGIWHGRAEGLQVGQDARVLGGE
- the Atxn2l gene encoding ataxin-2-like protein isoform X1 is translated as MLKPQPPQQTSQPQQPPPTQQAVARRPPGGTSPPNGGLPGPLASAAAPPGTPAAASPCLGPAAAAGSGLRRGAESILAPQPPPPQHQERPGAAAIGSARGQSTGKGPPQSPVFEGVYNNSRMLHFLTAVVGSTCDVKVKNGTTYEGIFKTLSSKFELAVDAVHRKASEPAGGPRREDIVDTMVFKPSDVMLVHFRNVDFNYATKDKFTDSAIAMNSKVNGEHKEKVLQRWEGGDSNSDDYDLESDMSNGWDPNEMFKFNEENYGVKTTYDSSLSSYTVPLEKDNSEEFRQRELRAAQLAREIESSPQYRLRIAMENDDGRTEEEKHSAVQRQGSGRESPSLASREGKYIPLPQRVREGPRGGVRCSSSRGGRPGPSSLPPRGPHHLDNSSPGPGSEARGINGGPSRMSPKAQRPLRGAKTLSSPNSRPSGESSVPPPPAALPFLPVGRMYPPRSPKSAAPAPISASCPEPPIGSAVATSSAPIPVTSSVVDPGVGSISPASPKISLAPTDVKDLPTKEPGRTLESQELPRIAGKVPGLQNEQKRFQLEELRKFGAQFKLQPSSSPETSLDPFPPRILKEEVKGKEKEVDGLLTSEPMGSPVSSKTESVSDKEDKPPLAPAGSTEGPEQPPPPCPNQTGSPPVGLIKGDDKDEGPVAEQVKKSTLNPNAKEFNPTKPLLSVNKSTSTPTSPGPRTHSTPSIPVLTAGQSGLYSPQYISYIPQIHMGPAVQAPQMYPYPVSNSVPGQQGKYRGAKGSLPPQRSDQHQPASAPPMMQAAAAAGPPLVAATPYSSYIPYNPQQFPGQPAMMQPMAHYPSQPVFAPMLQSSPRMLTSGSHPQAIVSSSTPQYPSAEQPTPQALYATVHQSYPHHATPLHAHQPQPATTPTGSQPQSQHAAPSPVQHQAGQAPHLGSGQPQQNLYHPGALTGTPPSLPPGPSAQSPQSSFPQPAAVYAIHPHQQLPHGFTNMAHVTQAHVQTGITAAPPPHPGAPHPPQVMLLHPPQSHGGPPQGAVPQSGVPALSASTPSPYPYIGHPQGEQPGQAPGFPGGADDRILCRVGRSHSRRRQGLAPGSVLCFPPSSLSCDPAAPLPTASPALSDPDCLLT